The following are encoded in a window of Phaseolus vulgaris cultivar G19833 chromosome 3, P. vulgaris v2.0, whole genome shotgun sequence genomic DNA:
- the LOC137807704 gene encoding uncharacterized protein: protein MAKSASNSLVQSLKRFIKKPWEITGPCADPEYKSSMLLATEYRLQCPATTKENPCIPNSLPETVFDIKYFSRDQRRNRPPIRHTVLKKADVEKLAKEQTFAVSDFPPVYLTSTVEEDINACGGGYQG, encoded by the coding sequence ATGGCGAAATCGGCGTCGAATTCACTGGTGCAGAGTCTGAAGCGCTTCATAAAGAAGCCATGGGAGATCACGGGTCCCTGCGCCGACCCTGAATACAAATCCTCTATGCTCTTGGCCACCGAATACCGCCTGCAGTGCCCCGCCACCACCAAGGAGAATCCCTGCATCCCCAACTCCCTCCCCGAGACCGTATTCGACATCAAATACTTCTCGCGTGATCAGCGCCGCAACCGCCCTCCCATCCGCCACACCGTTTTGAAGAAGGCCGATGTCGAGAAACTCGCCAAGGAGCAGACCTTCGCCGTCTCTGACTTTCCCCCCGTTTACCTCACCTCCACCGTCGAGGAGGACATCAATGCTTGCGGCGGCGGATACCAGGGCTGA
- the LOC137807706 gene encoding nuclear transport factor 2-like isoform X2: protein MHMAMPETIPLTTPSAQVVGNAFVEQYYHILHQSPNLVHRFYQDSSFLTRSDNNGVMTTVTSVQEIHEKIISLKYEDYTAEIKTADAQESHKGGVIVLVTGCLTGKDNVKRKFSQTFFLAPQEKGYFVLNDVFRYIEVNDAPQLNSASGNVITENTETLHEPESEETHSPKHLVEDPATSTLVEDENHSNGGEVYHPQDEEEGSVIDEEVAEPPTDLSQNDIVTVHDSTSAAQDDAPKRSYAFIVMKSNVASGHVYVPRQAARVASAKSSEQWPTTAKSTPVPESFAPISDSAPGSSDLHEEAEGHSIYIRNLPFSATVEQLEEVFKKFGPIKHDGIQVRSSKHGFCFGFVEFEELSSMQSALEASPITVGERQAVVEEKRTTTRVSGSGRGRYPPGRGGFRSDSFRARGKFGGGRGYGRNEFRNQGEFSGQPRSSQRPNQNGGGRGGGRQGVGNRNSTPSSSAA, encoded by the exons ATGCAC ATGGCAATGCCGGAAACCATCCCTCTGACTACTCCCAGTGCTCAAGTTGTTGGCAATGCCTTTGTGGAGCAATATTATCACATTCTGCACCAATCCCCAAACTTGGTGCACAGGTTTTATCAGGATTCGAGTTTCTTGACCAGATCAGACAACAATGGTGTGATGACAACTGTGACAAGTGTTCAA GAAATCCATGAGAAGATCATTTCACTGAAGTATGAAGATTATACAGCAGAAATAAAAACTGCAGATGCTCAGGAGTCGCATAAGGGAGGTGTGATAGTGTTAGTAACTGGATGCTTAACTGGGAAGGATAATGTGAAAAGGAAGTTCTCACAGACATTCTTTCTGGCTCCACAAGAAAAgggatattttgttttaaatgatgTCTTTAGGTACATTGAGGTGAATGATGCACCGCAGTTAAATTCTGCCTCAGGAAATGTCATCACTGAAAATACTGAGACATTGCATGAGCCAGAATCAG AGGAGACACATTCTCCCAAACATCTTGTGGAAGACCCTGCAACTTCAACTTTGGTAGAGGATGAAAACCATAGTAATGGCGGTGAAGTTTATCATCCTCAGGATGAGGAAGAGGGATCAGTTATTGATGAAGAGGTCGCTGAACCCCCTACTGACTTAAGTCAGAATGATATTGTTACGGTGCATGATTCAACTTCTGCTGCTCAGGATGATGCACCAAAGAGATCATATGCATTCATT GTAATGAAAAGTAATGTAGCATCTGGCCATGTCTACGTTCCCAGACAAGCTGCAAGAGTGGCATCTGCTAAATCTAGTGAACAATGGCCTACTACTGCCAAATCAACCCCTGTGCCTGAGTCATTTGCTCCTATTAGTGATAGTGCACCTGGGAGTAGTGACCTCCATGAAGAAG CTGAAGGTCACTCCATATATATACGGAACTTGCCGTTTAGCGCAACAGTTGAGCAACTTGAAGAGGTTTTTAAGAAATTTGGTCCTATTAAGCACGATGGTATCCAAGTTAGAAGTAGCAAG CACGGATTCTGTTTTGGCTTTGTTGAATTTGAGGAATTGAGTTCCATGCAAAGTGCACTTGAG GCTTCACCTATCACTGTTGGTGAGCGACAAGCTGTTGTTGAGGAAAAGAGAACTACTACAAGAG TAAGCGGTAGTGGGAGAGGGAGGTATCCTCCAGGAAGAGGTGGTTTCCGAAGCGACAGTTTCAGAGCACGTGGGAAATTTGGCGGTGGACGAGGTTATGGCAGAAACGAATTCAGAAACCAAGGAGAATTCTCAGGGCAACCTAGGAGTTCTCAACGGCCAAATCAAAATGGAGGTGGGCGTGGTGGTGGACGTCAAGGTGTGGGGAACCGTAATTCTACACCGTCATCTTCAGCAGCATGA
- the LOC137807706 gene encoding nuclear transport factor 2-like isoform X1, with the protein MKQHVVTLASGLMAMPETIPLTTPSAQVVGNAFVEQYYHILHQSPNLVHRFYQDSSFLTRSDNNGVMTTVTSVQEIHEKIISLKYEDYTAEIKTADAQESHKGGVIVLVTGCLTGKDNVKRKFSQTFFLAPQEKGYFVLNDVFRYIEVNDAPQLNSASGNVITENTETLHEPESEETHSPKHLVEDPATSTLVEDENHSNGGEVYHPQDEEEGSVIDEEVAEPPTDLSQNDIVTVHDSTSAAQDDAPKRSYAFIVMKSNVASGHVYVPRQAARVASAKSSEQWPTTAKSTPVPESFAPISDSAPGSSDLHEEAEGHSIYIRNLPFSATVEQLEEVFKKFGPIKHDGIQVRSSKHGFCFGFVEFEELSSMQSALEASPITVGERQAVVEEKRTTTRVSGSGRGRYPPGRGGFRSDSFRARGKFGGGRGYGRNEFRNQGEFSGQPRSSQRPNQNGGGRGGGRQGVGNRNSTPSSSAA; encoded by the exons ATGAAGCAACATGTGGTGACACTGGCTAGCGGTCTC ATGGCAATGCCGGAAACCATCCCTCTGACTACTCCCAGTGCTCAAGTTGTTGGCAATGCCTTTGTGGAGCAATATTATCACATTCTGCACCAATCCCCAAACTTGGTGCACAGGTTTTATCAGGATTCGAGTTTCTTGACCAGATCAGACAACAATGGTGTGATGACAACTGTGACAAGTGTTCAA GAAATCCATGAGAAGATCATTTCACTGAAGTATGAAGATTATACAGCAGAAATAAAAACTGCAGATGCTCAGGAGTCGCATAAGGGAGGTGTGATAGTGTTAGTAACTGGATGCTTAACTGGGAAGGATAATGTGAAAAGGAAGTTCTCACAGACATTCTTTCTGGCTCCACAAGAAAAgggatattttgttttaaatgatgTCTTTAGGTACATTGAGGTGAATGATGCACCGCAGTTAAATTCTGCCTCAGGAAATGTCATCACTGAAAATACTGAGACATTGCATGAGCCAGAATCAG AGGAGACACATTCTCCCAAACATCTTGTGGAAGACCCTGCAACTTCAACTTTGGTAGAGGATGAAAACCATAGTAATGGCGGTGAAGTTTATCATCCTCAGGATGAGGAAGAGGGATCAGTTATTGATGAAGAGGTCGCTGAACCCCCTACTGACTTAAGTCAGAATGATATTGTTACGGTGCATGATTCAACTTCTGCTGCTCAGGATGATGCACCAAAGAGATCATATGCATTCATT GTAATGAAAAGTAATGTAGCATCTGGCCATGTCTACGTTCCCAGACAAGCTGCAAGAGTGGCATCTGCTAAATCTAGTGAACAATGGCCTACTACTGCCAAATCAACCCCTGTGCCTGAGTCATTTGCTCCTATTAGTGATAGTGCACCTGGGAGTAGTGACCTCCATGAAGAAG CTGAAGGTCACTCCATATATATACGGAACTTGCCGTTTAGCGCAACAGTTGAGCAACTTGAAGAGGTTTTTAAGAAATTTGGTCCTATTAAGCACGATGGTATCCAAGTTAGAAGTAGCAAG CACGGATTCTGTTTTGGCTTTGTTGAATTTGAGGAATTGAGTTCCATGCAAAGTGCACTTGAG GCTTCACCTATCACTGTTGGTGAGCGACAAGCTGTTGTTGAGGAAAAGAGAACTACTACAAGAG TAAGCGGTAGTGGGAGAGGGAGGTATCCTCCAGGAAGAGGTGGTTTCCGAAGCGACAGTTTCAGAGCACGTGGGAAATTTGGCGGTGGACGAGGTTATGGCAGAAACGAATTCAGAAACCAAGGAGAATTCTCAGGGCAACCTAGGAGTTCTCAACGGCCAAATCAAAATGGAGGTGGGCGTGGTGGTGGACGTCAAGGTGTGGGGAACCGTAATTCTACACCGTCATCTTCAGCAGCATGA
- the LOC137807706 gene encoding nuclear transport factor 2-like isoform X3 has product MAMPETIPLTTPSAQVVGNAFVEQYYHILHQSPNLVHRFYQDSSFLTRSDNNGVMTTVTSVQEIHEKIISLKYEDYTAEIKTADAQESHKGGVIVLVTGCLTGKDNVKRKFSQTFFLAPQEKGYFVLNDVFRYIEVNDAPQLNSASGNVITENTETLHEPESEETHSPKHLVEDPATSTLVEDENHSNGGEVYHPQDEEEGSVIDEEVAEPPTDLSQNDIVTVHDSTSAAQDDAPKRSYAFIVMKSNVASGHVYVPRQAARVASAKSSEQWPTTAKSTPVPESFAPISDSAPGSSDLHEEAEGHSIYIRNLPFSATVEQLEEVFKKFGPIKHDGIQVRSSKHGFCFGFVEFEELSSMQSALEASPITVGERQAVVEEKRTTTRVSGSGRGRYPPGRGGFRSDSFRARGKFGGGRGYGRNEFRNQGEFSGQPRSSQRPNQNGGGRGGGRQGVGNRNSTPSSSAA; this is encoded by the exons ATGGCAATGCCGGAAACCATCCCTCTGACTACTCCCAGTGCTCAAGTTGTTGGCAATGCCTTTGTGGAGCAATATTATCACATTCTGCACCAATCCCCAAACTTGGTGCACAGGTTTTATCAGGATTCGAGTTTCTTGACCAGATCAGACAACAATGGTGTGATGACAACTGTGACAAGTGTTCAA GAAATCCATGAGAAGATCATTTCACTGAAGTATGAAGATTATACAGCAGAAATAAAAACTGCAGATGCTCAGGAGTCGCATAAGGGAGGTGTGATAGTGTTAGTAACTGGATGCTTAACTGGGAAGGATAATGTGAAAAGGAAGTTCTCACAGACATTCTTTCTGGCTCCACAAGAAAAgggatattttgttttaaatgatgTCTTTAGGTACATTGAGGTGAATGATGCACCGCAGTTAAATTCTGCCTCAGGAAATGTCATCACTGAAAATACTGAGACATTGCATGAGCCAGAATCAG AGGAGACACATTCTCCCAAACATCTTGTGGAAGACCCTGCAACTTCAACTTTGGTAGAGGATGAAAACCATAGTAATGGCGGTGAAGTTTATCATCCTCAGGATGAGGAAGAGGGATCAGTTATTGATGAAGAGGTCGCTGAACCCCCTACTGACTTAAGTCAGAATGATATTGTTACGGTGCATGATTCAACTTCTGCTGCTCAGGATGATGCACCAAAGAGATCATATGCATTCATT GTAATGAAAAGTAATGTAGCATCTGGCCATGTCTACGTTCCCAGACAAGCTGCAAGAGTGGCATCTGCTAAATCTAGTGAACAATGGCCTACTACTGCCAAATCAACCCCTGTGCCTGAGTCATTTGCTCCTATTAGTGATAGTGCACCTGGGAGTAGTGACCTCCATGAAGAAG CTGAAGGTCACTCCATATATATACGGAACTTGCCGTTTAGCGCAACAGTTGAGCAACTTGAAGAGGTTTTTAAGAAATTTGGTCCTATTAAGCACGATGGTATCCAAGTTAGAAGTAGCAAG CACGGATTCTGTTTTGGCTTTGTTGAATTTGAGGAATTGAGTTCCATGCAAAGTGCACTTGAG GCTTCACCTATCACTGTTGGTGAGCGACAAGCTGTTGTTGAGGAAAAGAGAACTACTACAAGAG TAAGCGGTAGTGGGAGAGGGAGGTATCCTCCAGGAAGAGGTGGTTTCCGAAGCGACAGTTTCAGAGCACGTGGGAAATTTGGCGGTGGACGAGGTTATGGCAGAAACGAATTCAGAAACCAAGGAGAATTCTCAGGGCAACCTAGGAGTTCTCAACGGCCAAATCAAAATGGAGGTGGGCGTGGTGGTGGACGTCAAGGTGTGGGGAACCGTAATTCTACACCGTCATCTTCAGCAGCATGA